The following coding sequences lie in one Oncorhynchus kisutch isolate 150728-3 linkage group LG3, Okis_V2, whole genome shotgun sequence genomic window:
- the pik3ip1 gene encoding phosphoinositide-3-kinase-interacting protein 1, which produces MFFLMHFVLLSIALADRTPNAEDCIKSNGVEYRGEQQSSYTGLTCLNWTNTTRDYDVMAYRDSQMGIGEHNYCRNPDSSEKPWCYVTGPDAEAQRQSCDIDTCKDQAPTEAEAGPLTTAQTEIFEPAKSGLAQGGGNAVQPVMGIIQRVRTGPKKKKDLGTLGYVVGILMMSIIILLGVGITFGYFYKRGRDLKQQHDQRVYEREMQRITLPLSAFSNPTCELLDENTIVITAEKQTPTQDGMVGEGGDPLMGHQAGTPGA; this is translated from the exons ATGTTTTTCTTGATGCACTTTGTTTTGCTAAGCATTGCTTTAGCGGACAGAACACCCAATGCTGAAG ACTGCATCAAATCCAACGGCGTAGAGTACAGAGGGGAGCAACAGAGCTCCTACACAGGACTAACCTGTCTGAACTGGACCAACACAACCCGGGACTATGATGTTATGGCGTATAGAGATTCACAAATGG GTATTGGGGAACATAACTACTGCCGTAACCCAGACTCATCTGAGAAGCCCTGGTGCTACGTGACTGGCCCAGATGCTGAGGCACAGAGACAGTCATGTGACATTGACACCTGCAAAG ACCAAGCCCCTACAGAGGCAGAAGCAGGCCCCCTCACCACAGCACAGACAGAGATCTTTGAGCCGGCCAAGTCTGGGCTTGCCCAGGGAGGGGGTAATGCGGTCCAGCCAGTCATGGGCATCATCCAGAGGGTACGCACAGGACCCAAGAAGAAGAAGGACCTGGGCACTCTTG GCTATGTGGTTGGCATCCTCATGATGTCCATTATCATCCTCCTCGGGGTGGGCATCACCTTCGGATACTTCTACAAGAG AGGTCGGGACCtgaagcagcagcatgaccagcgTGTGTATGAGCGGGAGATGCAGAGGATCACCCTGCCCCTGTCGGCCTTCTCCAACCCAACCTGTGAGTTGCTGGATGAAAACACCATCGTCATCACGGCCGAGAAGCAGACCCCCACCCAGGATGGTAtggtaggggaggggggagaccCCCTGATGGGCCATCAGGCTGGTACACCAGGAGCCTGa